A window of Solanum stenotomum isolate F172 chromosome 9, ASM1918654v1, whole genome shotgun sequence genomic DNA:
CTCTATTCTCTCTTTCAAGAATAGCACAATACCACTACATtgaatcaacacccaaccccatttAAGCATCCCTAGgtcttggggttttagccacccatcataaaaagaaaagaaaatatacctTTCATGAAAGTACCCATGGGTAACATAAAATTATGCAACTAAGAGTTAACTCACTttggattcaacttcaatttatcaaatttagACTCCAAATTGTAAAGCCCCAAAAGCTAGAAAAGTGGTCTTCAATTGTAAGGTGTTCTTAGACTATCTCTTCTAAAAAAAGGGTACTTTTATCACGCTCTCTACTAAAAACAGTACTTATAAATTGTATCCTTTGAGCTATATATATTTTCCCAAGATTCggccaaaaaatctatcaagcAATAGACTCGGCGACATTAGTTGAGTCCACTAAACTTACTCAGTGAATTGCCCTATGCTCCTCAGCTCTCCTTGTAATGCTTTAGGCTttaggtgtttgaacctcagttgGCAAACTTGATTGAGTCAGCCATTCATGTTCGGCAAATCACTTAATACCACTTTGGTTCACCTTTTGAGAATTAAGTTTTTGTAGTGCACACTATCGTTTTGGGGGATGTGCTTCACGACCGTCGTTCTCACTCGGTGCATTGCCTTCTCTACTTGAGTCTGTCGAACTTCTTTAGTAGATACAAGTGTTATGCACTATCAATTTGGGCGAGGTCGTGCTTACTTGGTGATCAACCCTTCATTTTAGGCGATGAACAATATTCACTTTGCACTTCTTCTGTATTTTTTCCCATTCTTCCCAACATGAATCCTTTCCTTGTCCAATCTTCTTCATAGTTTAAAATCATCAACATTCTATTAGAAAAAGGGTAAAGTTAAGCATTGAAGACaactcttcctcttcctcttcctcctcctcctcctcttcctcttcctcttcctcttcctcctcctcttcctcttcctcttcctcctcctccttctcctcctcatcctcctcctcctcttccttttcctcttcctcttcctcttcttcttcctcttcttcttccgcttcttcttcctcctcttcttcttcttcttcttctccttcttcttctccttctccttctctttctccttatccttctccttccttctccttccttctccttccttctccttctccttatccttctccttccttctccttctccttctccttctccttctccttcttcttcttcttcttcttcttcttcttcttcttcttcttcttcttcttcttcttcttcttcttcttcttctNNNNNNNNNNNNNNNNNNNNNNNNNNNNNNNNNNNNNNNNNNNNNNNNNNNNNNNNNNNNNNNNNNNNNNNNNNNNNNNNNNNNNNNNNNNNNNNNNNNNNNNNNNNNNNNNNNNNNNNNNNNNNNNNNNNNNNNNNNNNNNNNNNNNNNNNNNNNNNNNNNNNNNNNNNNNNNNNNNNNNNNNNNNNNNNNNNNNNNNNNNNNNNNNNNNNNNNNNNNNNNNNNNNNNNNNNNNNNNNNNNNNNNNNNNNNNNNNNNNNNNNNNNNNNNNNNNNNNNNNNNNNNNNNNNNNNNNNNNNNNNNNNNNNNNNNNNNNNNNNNNNNNNNNNNNNNNNNNNNNNNNNNNNNNNNNNNNNNNNNNNNNNNNNNNNNNNNNNNNNNNNNNNNNNNNNNNNNNNNNNNNNNNNNNNNNNNNNNNNNNNNNNNNNNNNNNNNNNNNNNNNNNNNNNNNNNNNNNNNNNNNNNNNNNNNNNNNNNNNNNNNNNNNNNNNNNNNNNNNNNNNNNNNNNNNNNNNNNNNNNNNNNNNNNNNNNNNNNNNNNNNNNNNNNNNNNNNNNNNNNNNNNNNNNNNNNNNNNNNNNNNNNNNNNNNNNNNNNNNNNNNNNNNNNNNNNNNNNNNNNNNNNNNNNNNNNNNNNNNNNNNNNNNNNNNNNNNNNNNNNNNNNNNNNNNNNNNNNNNNNNNNNNNNNNNNNNNNNNNNNNNNNNNNNNNNNNNNNNNNNNNNNNNNNNNNNNNNNNNNNNNNNNNNNNNNNNNNNNNNNNNNNNNNNNNNNNNNNNNNNNNNNNNNNNNNNNNNNNNNNNNNNNNNNNNNNNNNNNNNNNNNNNNNNNNNNNNNNNNNNNNNNNNNNNNNNNNNNNNNNNNNNNNNNNNNNNNNNNNNNNNNNNNNNNNNNNNNNNNNNNNNNNNNNNNNNNNNNNNNNNNNNNNNNNNNNNNNNNNNNNNNNNNNNNNNNNNNNNNNNNNNNNNNNNNNNNNNNNNNNNNNNNNNNNNNNNNNNNNNNNNNNNNNNNNNNNNNNNNNNNNNNNNNNNNNNNNNNNNNNNNNNNNNNNNNNNNNNNNNNNNNNNNNNNNNNNNNNNNNNNNNNNNNNNNNNNNNNNNNNNNNNNNNNNNNNNNNNNNNNNNNNNNNNNNNNNNNNNNNNNNNNNNNNNNNNNNNNNNNNNNNNNNNNNNNNNNNNNNNNNNNNNNNNNNNNNNNNNNNNNNNNNNNNNNNNNNNNNNNNNNNNNNNNNNNNNNNNNNNNNNNNNNNNNNNNNNNNNNNNNNNNNNNNNNNNNNNNNNNNNNNNNNNNNNNNNNNNNNNNNNNNNNNNNNNNNNNNNNNNNNNNNNNNNNNNNNNNNNNNNNNNNNNNNNNNNNNNNNNNNNNNNNNNNNNNNNNNNNNNNNNNNNNNNNNNNNNNNNNNNNNNNNNNNNNNNNNNNNNNNNNNNNNNNNNNNNNNNNNNNNNNNNNNNNNNNTTATAgagcttggaaaaatagatttagaatactgaaacaaggcatgaaccattatgatattgatacacaagtgaaaattgtcatagcttgtgtagtgttacataattatttgcgagaataccaaagggctggtgaaatatttatggtctatgagaATGAAAATATAGTGgcggatgatattgaccaacaaatggctcaaagtaacaatgttgattgtcttctcggtcacatgatcgagagaTGCAAGttcaacatgagaaaattgtccgtactatgaggaggattatattaaagactagtacactataatttatattcaattttttttattgaattaaatttgatGGATTAAAGTTAtgtgaaacaattacttaaatggagaacaaatagctttgtaataattttttgcgtgattttataaatttttgtctATTTGGTAAGATttaataaacaattggggctattttaatagttttacaacctatagaaatcttatgtttatgagaaaatatacaacacaaaatattgatatcgcatgtccaaacaaaacttcaatttcatctcataatttcatatcatgattccatatcatgataccatatcgcatggcgaATCAGGCCCTAAGAGTTGATTTGCACGTTGGAGCATTCTTGtttatttaaatcaataatattaGTCAAAGGCACATctgaaatatcatatttttttaattcttttattatcaaaactatcaTGCATTTACTTTTCCTACTTCAACCACCACCAATTGTTTATCAAAACACTTATGAATTATAAGTTGTTTCTTATTCCTACATGAATAATCACCATAACTGACCCAAATGAAAAGAGAGatagttttttttagttgagTGGGGTGGGGAGGCTTAGAAAATGGGTGTGACAATCTCTTAAAGTTGTGTTGtatttttcccatttattttttaagaaaattgtttttAGATTTATTAATTCAATCAATATCGATTTGCTaatgaaaagagaaaatagaCACCATTTGTTCAACAATAAAGGTATAATATATGCACCTTTATTAGACGTAGAGGGTACACATATATGCGTACATGTCATAAGTAGTAATTAAATTTGGTAATTAAGAAAGTTTCTCAGTCCCTGAAGAAACCAAAAACACTTCAATAACTCATTCATTAGCAGTGAGTAAATCaaaaaatgcataaaatatGTAGTGACAACAAACTAATAAGGACATTCATTCAAGCAATGCTCAAGTTCTGAATTATAAGTTGTTTCTTATTCCTACTTGAATAATCACCATAACCGACCCAAAATAGACCCAAATGAAAAGatagatagttttttttttagttgagtGGGGTGGGGAGTCTTAGAAAATGGGTGAGACAATCTCTTAAAGTTGTGTTGtatttttcccatttattttttaacaaaattgtttttagatttattaattcaaacaaTATCGATTTGTTAACGAAAAGAGAAAATAGAAACCATTTGTTCAACAATGAAGGTATAATATATGCACCTTTATTAGACGTAGAGGGTACACATATATGTATAACATGTCATAAGTAGTAATTAAATTTGGAAACTAAGAAAGTTTCACAGTCCCTACAAAACTGAAGAAACCAAAAACACTTTAATAACTCATTCATTAGCAGTGAGTAAATCCAAAAATGCATAAAATATGTAGTGACAACAAACTAATAAGGACATTCATTCAAGCAATGCTCAAGTTCTAAAATAAATGTTACAATAAGGCAGAACAAAGAGTTATAATATTACATCAACCTTTCTTGCCGGCTTTGCAATTTAAACTTTTAAGCAAAAGATCAAGATCTAATTAAATCTATGTAGACAATATCTGCTCTAGGTGATGCAAGTGAAATTGTGGATAGATATTAAATTGAGATTTTTGTTGATTTCAATAATAATGCACTTTATTTCTTATCAAGATAGTCTGGGGATTTCAGTTTGCTTTGTTTTTTCATTGATTTGACAATATAAATAGTAATCCCATCAAGATTGTTTGGANNNNNNNNNNNNNNNNNNNNNNNNNNNNNNNNNNNNNNNNNNNNNNNNNNNNNNNNNNNNNNNNNNNNNNNNNNNNNNNNNNNNNNNNNNNNNNNNNNNNtggttaaagtaaagtctaaaccattttcctcgtgggatcgaccccaacctacaagttgggttctttacttgataacgatcgcttatacttctgtaggaaggtgtaatttgagcgtatcaaggatttgtgtgggtgtcaatcacgatggtctgggtcgtgacagtctTAGGCatcatttgtttgcacttaatgtAGGTTTGAATCTAAATGGTTCATACATGGGGTCATTAagtgtgtttttttaaaaaaaaaaaatcacttaacgGGTTTGAAAACATCTGATTCGCTCAGATCTATGAGAGAGTCTTATTTCTATTCAGACTACGCTAATTTATTTCCCCGTAAACCGTAAACATCATCATTTTTTCTCCCTATATATGTTGCCCCTCTCTCCCACTTTCTCCATTATCATCATAAATAAGGTGATTTCCACTATTGTAACTTACTGTCCTTTAATTACTACCCTCAAACTCTCAATTTCCTATTATTAAATTAACAATACATAATTACCTATTCAAGAGTTTTTGTTTGGTTATggagtatttttatttatgagccaaaaaaatcatttcatatACAACTTTATTAATGAgttatttcattataaagcCCTAATCAATCGTCTTAATCAATGATAGTTGGGAAGTAATTTGATCAATTATATTTAGAAAAATGTGTACATAAATTACCACAAATGATTAAAgcgataaaaataaataaagagaaaattaatCATCAGTTTTGTCTGAAAGTAGTTGTGTTTGCACGTGTAGATATTATATTCCCACTTGTGCTGATTGGAATATATGGATGTACCTTAGCATCTTCCTTGACGATTCCCAGCATCTAATCTCAGATGCTTCTCTCAATTCCCTCTTCCTCCTAATCCtttatatacatacatacatacattttGCATTGagaaaattagaattaaagATGAATGCAATACTCGAATCTCCAGTTGAAGCTCTTGCTTTCAATTACTGGAGCTTCGATGTCGCCAACATTGTTTGGACATGGGTTGCTGCTGCGGTTAGTTTCTGGAAGATGAAAGCATCTTCTTCAACGCGGTTGCCCACACCTCCAGAGCCAACGTTGGTAACAGTAGCATTAGCTTCATCTTCATCGCAGGTAGAATTAATGCTACTATCAAAAGAGACAACGCCAGCTAGTAATAATATGACAATGTTGTCCGATGATGCTTTTTCGGAAGGAACAAAAGGGAAACTGACGGTGTATTTTAACGTCAgcgatgatgatgatgatgatgatgaggaagGAGAAGACGACCACAACGGCGTAGAGTGGTTTGAGAATAATTGggagaaattgagaaaaggGGAAATGGGATGGTATTGTTACCAGGATATGAAGGTAATTAACGGCAACATAGTTAGATTGTGGGACGGACAGACGGAATTAAGCACAAAAAACTGTTAGTGCTTGGTAGTTGAAAAAACTTAGCCAATTAGTAGGGAAAGCAATAACGCATAATGAAAAATTGTAAATATTATTGTACCCTTTTTTCGATGTTTTGTACTATTGATACCTAAGTCTTGATGATGAAAAAACTGCATTTTTCGATATTCAttcatcttctttattttatgcAAATATTGGTTGGTCTTTCGTATTgagtttgttttaatttctaGATCTGCTAATGTCGTGTTTAAACAGCTCCTATATATCTTTTCAGGAATTTTGGTTAGTTGCTGTTGTAGATTGTTGAATCAAAATTGGCAACTTCATCTTTATGcgttaaaaaaaatcatgtactAGAGGTTTTTAATTAACTATTGAAAATGAACCATATTATGATTTAAGTACAAATTAAATTGCGGCTAGGGTGGTGCTTAAAGGTGTCAAAATTAAGCTCAATTATAGCTAATCCGTCTAATTCGTTCAGAATTTTAAGGGTTTGGGcttaacataatttaaattaggttcaatctcaactcatttaAGTCCTAACCTATTTTAAAAGAAGAGCAAAAAAGAGTAACTTTCACatttaacaaacataaaaattatatttgtatattatagctatagtttgcataattacgctccatagcaaattttatgtttgttatggagcttttgatttgtataattcgctagatacatccaattttatacaaactgttcagttttgtataaattcatttatacattgtaatttgcataataagatctgtatttgtataattataagtgtatatgacaaaatatatgtatttgtatttgtatatacacttttctctcgctttatacaaacattatatacattttatatatttttataccgaatgggtaattgtataccgaaaatggctaattgtataccgaaccagatgacaaaaaaatgggatgtttgttgtgaattacaaataaaataaactatggctataacatttaatttgaattaatagtttgttgtttcatacaattttcccttaaaagaatcttcaattgagcccaatataatctccaatttcaacctaactctttatttgcattgatgtaaTGTATTTTCTTATATTGAAGGTAtagattactatttattttatatcttttaggatttatctatcaaTTTGTAACTtctttattaaaattttcttgagttaaaggtcaaattgtggttataaaacttaaataacaatatattaaaattattgagattaagcagGTCAAATTGGGCGGGTCAAGACTCAACCCGCTTTTAAGCCCATTTGAACCCACCCAATGTAAACTTAGGCAGGTTAGGACCCAacccaatttttatttcaatttattttaatatctcTAATTTCAACCCAACCCTCCCATTCGACACACCTAGTGTTACTCATCAACTCTCCTTAGTTTGCTTACACTTGGTTTGCTGCTGCAAAATAGTACCTAGTCTTAGGAGtgtcaaaagaatatgaaaaaccgaccgaaccgaaccgatttatgttttttcttcaataaaCCGTCCCgaacaatttttatttcaatttatattaatatCTCTAATTTCAACCCAACCCGCCTTTAAGCCCATTCGATCCAATGTAAACTTAGGTGGGTTAGGACCCAacccaatttttatttcaatttattttaatatctcTAATTTCAACTGAACCCGGCCATTTGACACACCTAGTGTTACTCATCACCTCTCCTTAGTTTGCTTACACTTGGTTTGCTGCTGCAAAATAGTACCTAGTCTTAGGAGtgtcaaaaaaatatgaaaaaccCATCGAACCTAACTGAATCGAActgatttattgtttttttcaatAAACCGTCCTGAACAATTGGGATGGtctttttaatatatgaaaagaACCGAAATTTTTTCGAATGGAACCGAACAACCTTACatgtatgtaaatatattttatatattaacaatatgttaaatttaatatataaatatattttataataatttttaaatataaatataacctAGGTCCTAGGTCTCTAGTGACTAGATAACTTTGGGTCTTTGCTCTTTAATTAACCTTTActtaattaagtttaaaattaaaggatattGTAATAGATACTCTATCAAACAATTCAACAAAACTTATGCAAACACTCCTATTAAATGTTTAAGATCAAACAATACGGTAACAAGGCTTTACATTATTGTCTTCTTGATGAAGAATTAAAGTGCTTCTTTTCAAGAATATAttgcaaaagaaatattttaatagtagtatattttgaggtgatattttaaaagtaaaaaaattgaaaactaacCGAACCGTACCGACGATACCGAAGAGAAACCGATATGATTGAGATGATACTAAAAAATCTAATCTtggttatatattataaaataaccgaaaaaatagaatatataattttttaaaataaccaaCCGAACCGTACCATTAACACTCCTACCTAGTCTCTGTCTGCTTCCGTTTTCTAATATCTTTTGTGGCTATGCAAggtgttaaaaataaaatttaaaaatgatgaaaactATATTCACAAATGGCAGCCATGGAAATTAAtgatttttggattttctttttgtagtgTGATAGGAACTGCTGTCAAAGAATACTTTAAAATGGTTGGATAGAAATGAAATCAGCTGAAAACAGCATTAGATATATACCACTACATCAAAATTAATCTTTAGCAATAATAACTTAATTACtctaaatatactttttaagaGCAATCAACGCTCTTTAAAAATGTCTCTAAAGCCTATAACGACATTAGATCCAATGGCTATAGTGGTATTTTTAGAGGGATAAATGTATTATTTCCACTATTCAAGGTCATGAACAACACATTACTATGAAGATCAAGAAGAATAGAGGTAGCTCTTTTGTTACTGTTGTATATGCAAAAtgctcaaaaaaaaattgacagaaTAGTTGTGGTTCAGTCTAGAAAGCTCAAACAAGGTTATAAACAAGTCTTGTAATATTCAAGGGGACTTAAAATGGCATCCTTAATACTGAatctataaaatattaaaaggcGCACAACTTTAATGCGAAGTGCATGCGCATAAGCTCAGTGGCAAGTGGATATGCATAACTATGCATAGCATGCAAGATCATACCCCTATAgagttaatttaattttttaatttactatccAAATTTAGATATTCTTCGTGAAATTTCTGGCTACATCATTATATAACTGcctaaataaatacaatataatttcGTACTTCAGCTCTAAACgactttttaaaattactctaagatattcttttttcaacTTTAATCAAACATTGTCACCGCCTACTTAGAATTATATTACAACGTACAGTAATATGTTGGctattataatattagtaatgATGGTATGGTAACCACAatactttttagaaaatattaaagaaatggAGTAGTTAAATAAATCCAAGAGTAGATATGCGAATATCCAATTAAAGAAGccaaattagatattcaaacaTTTCTCACCACTAGCTTGTGCTGCATGTCGTTTGATGTGATATATTCTATGTTACGAATCATCATCTTATATATACAAAACgaaaaaactttattttccGTATTTATTATACATGACTGACTTTTCTTTATCTCATAAGTaccaatattaaaaatttaacagTTCAAAAGTATAAGATTTGTGCGATTAAAAAAATCTCGCATGATTAGTATTAATcatataatatacaaaatagaaTTTCTCATAAAACAAACGATAGACTCAAAAATCAACAAGTTAATTTAGAAttcattgattttcttttccttccgGCCTAAATGAACTTCTACTTGATTCTCTCAAAGTTATGTTCAATTCCCAAGGTAGAAGCTTATACGGTCACAATTATGAGTAGTCAAGAATCTAAAATGATGTgtgcaaaaaaagaaaaaaaaaaaaagagatgatcAAAATGAAAATCGACAAAAAATGTATTGATGCGGGCCAACCTTAACGGCCGTTATAGCCAATAAACTTATTTAAGACACACAAATTTAGTGACAAGAGACGATAGAGAAACGAGAGCAGCAGGTAGCAACTTGCTAATAGGATTGCGATGGAGCAGTAATTTAAGAATTGAGACACTATCAGACTTTGGTTGATCCATTGAATTGAACATGTGACTGTAGTCGACATATTGATCTATTTCAATATTGAGTTCTGCCATTAAGCGCACCAAACATTTTCAACCCCAAATACATTTTGTGGTACACATAAAACCAATTTGGATCTTACCTTACCATCAGCATCTAATTCAATATCCTCTCTCACCCTAATCCGatcccttatatatatatataacattgacaaaattaggaaaagaaaacaATACATCTGTCGAATATCCTGTTAATTAGAATAAAGGAAAATGTCAGCCGTTAGTCTCTTCTTGACCAAGGCTACCCatatatgatttatatatagttTGGTAATTTAGATGTTAGCGGAAACGTGAAATTAAAGAACAAGGAAGAACAACAATATTTAACGTGATTTGGATCAAAATGATCCTACGTTCACCAAAGAACAACTGCACCAATATTTATTTCGgcaaaatggtctggtggaatacttgtatgagtttgtattgtGGATTCTTCTACTTAACATTTTGTCAATTGAACCCTTACACTCTGTTTtgatcattgttacccattggattgtattgtatcgttgctatacctacaatgtttgtttgattgttacttaaaatgtattgtattgtattgtattgttaaatttcattgttacgtaacaatgaaaacccctattttatggaacaaccgatttggtgtgttcccattgttacttaattgcttttttcaattatatctttacataatatttcaaaatactattttaccctttaccttatattatttaattctagtcaaacctTCTATCCTagaaaaattaaggaaattttagtaaatttataaattacaatacagtacaatacaatcaaaccaaacaattaaaatgttattaaacaacaacaaataatacagtCTAGCCAAACATTATATCTACCATACAATACAGTACATAATAGAGTACAATACAAATAATACATTATTAAACAATGGGTAACAATAATCCAAACAGAGTGTTAAATTCAATAAAACACAACATATTAAACTCCTCTGACTATTGACCAtgcttatgtggcattaatataGATGAGTTGGCAAGAGAGTGTAACTACACGTGTGTTAAGGCAAGTGAAcatgatattttaaattattaaaattataaaaaaataaaataataaatttttgaaaagaaaaaaatacatcttCTTCCCCACACCACCTTCTTTTTCAGCtaaccccacccccaccccatcGCTGCCCCAaccctatttttctttcttctctaaACCCTATCATTATCTTTTTTAGCTGATCTTGGCATTGACACTTTCGTGACGTCAAATTTCATGGCGATTATCAGTGGAGGGAGAGAGCGGCGTTAGTTTCATGGTGGTGCTCGCCGGTTCTCAGTGGTCTGACAGGGAGAGAGGTAGCGCTAGTCCCTTTTCGCTAGAATGGGAGGCGATGTTGGTCCCTTTTTCGCCAGAATAAGAGGCGGCGGGGGAGTTTGCTAGTACGCCGAGAGGATAGAGAGGAGACCTCATTTCTGGTGGTTCGTAGGGGGTCGTCAGTGGTGTAGGGAAAGGAAAATAGTGAAAGGGAGAGCGAGGTGGGAGATAACACGAGGAACTGGTCACGACGGTGAAAAGGTTTGCCGGCTGGAGCTGGTGGAGTGGCCGCTTACTACTGGTTTTGTGAAGGTCGGAGAAGATGAGTGATTttactttaagaaataaattaaattcttattatttttttccccaCAAATCACGTAAAACTGATTTTCTTTCCCACAAATCACGCATAACTGATTGATATCAatccatttcaatttgtaaCAACTTCacagaattcaaaaatcaaatttttatcttctctatcaattcaaaattttgaatctcaaatcTGCCATTGTAGATGATTGGATAAACGATTCACagtttcaaattattaattcaaaatcgTCGAGTATAAGAAATCGTTCAAAGCATAACAAAGAGACGGAAACTTCTCTTGGGTGGTTTTAGCAAATGGGTTGAATCTATTTCCAAGAAACAATTTTGTAAATTCAATTCTTGGAGATAGAGATGGAGATACGGCGGCAAATGGAATTCGGCACTGAAATAGGGTCATTTTTTGTGGCAGATGAAGAATAAAACAGGTGTTTTAGTTACCCAATTaaatgaagtgaagttgaagaAGGGATTGTTGATATAATAAATATGGAGAAACTAATTGAGTCCTAACAgaatcaacaaattcaaaatttaaatttcttctcTTGTTCATCaaagaattttttaaacttaTCGACAAATTGTACTGATACAACATGAACCTATCGATCTTGTTGAGACATTCCACAATATAAGAAAGTGAGGTGAGGTATGAACGATATAAAagtgatgaaattgttgttggttaaaatattgattttgtgAATCTCAAATTAGTCATTGCAGTTAAGTTAGAGATCGATgagttgagaaaaaaattgaagatccGATACATCGTTGATGTGAAGAAACAAGAGACTGAATTTTCAATGTATCCACTATGTATTGATACAACGGACAAAAAGGCTGAAGACATACATAGTTTTAGTGGATCATTCATaccttttataattttgtataattgttttttGATTTGTGTTTTCGAGATGGATAAATTTATCAATACATTACTATATatgtatcttgtttaaattgataagtattgtatttctactagatacattaaataagtaattgttgCCATAAGATGTTaggtttgagatcgatacattactgTGTGAATTGTGATAGTTGCTATGTATTAgatatatttagtataaatttgaatttgcgtATCATGCGAAAAAaatagtgcatgatacattactatttatgtatcttattttgtttgagaaatattgtattttataaaaagatacattatacatgtaatttTTCCCAATAATATTTTGTGTGTGATACATAACACAATAGTGAGTTgatatgtatatgatacatgtaATAGAGTTTGAAAACTGTTGAATGttgatatatattatgtatcatGTACATATCAATTAATTTGATACACGATGCTTTATCTAAATAATAATAAGGTTTATGTATCAAGTATATTTATTGAGTAATGTGTAAAGGCACATAATCTTCTAATTTAAATAAGTctgaacaaaaattaaatactgCAGATACATAACAACAATTGATACATGGTAGATAATACAATTTGTAATAACTATATATCAGAtaataacttacataaatccaTAGTGtaagaccttttttttttaattaaaatggatGGGCAAAGCCcatttgatataaaaaaagaagaagaagcaaacatACAAGTATGA
This region includes:
- the LOC125877303 gene encoding uncharacterized protein LOC125877303, with the protein product MNAILESPVEALAFNYWSFDVANIVWTWVAAAVSFWKMKASSSTRLPTPPEPTLVTVALASSSSQVELMLLSKETTPASNNMTMLSDDAFSEGTKGKLTVYFNVSDDDDDDDEEGEDDHNGVEWFENNWEKLRKGEMGWYCYQDMKVINGNIVRLWDGQTELSTKNC